GATTCGGGAAGCAAGGCGAGTGCAACCTGAGATTAAGGTCATTATCCTGAGTGGTTTTAATGAGTTCGAATATCTGAAGGAAGGCATGCAGCTGGGGATCGAAAACTATCTGCTCAAACCAATTAATGTGGAGGAACTGGAATCCACGCTGAGCAACACGGCGTCCAAGCTGGATCATACGGTATCACCTCAAGCCGATGATGCGTATGGCATCCAGATTCTAAAAGATAACATTCTTCATCGGTGGCTTACGGGACAGATTGCAGCTACCGAATTTGAAGAACGTGCCCAGTTTATGAACCTTTCGCTGGATGCACCGGACGTTGCTGTGGCCATTCTGCGTGACAAAGGGCAAGTACCTGGCATGTTTGAACGTGTAGAAGAGATGCTGAGAGACAGACGCCATCTGAACGTATTTCATGATATCGATGGAGACATCGTCATTATTGCCAATATTCAGGGTACGAGTGACGAGGAACAGAAGTTGATGGATGGCCTGCAGGCATTATCTGATGAGATAACCGTAACCCATCCGGCGGCACGCATTGGAGCAGGCAGGTTGATGAAGGGACTGTACCATGCGCCGACCAGTTATGCGGAGGCCAAAAAAGCACTCCAGTATGTAATGATTTATCCCGACCTTAAAGTCATCGACCATGCCATGCTGGAAAGGTGCGGAAGTTCAACGGCGACCTTTTTCATTGATTGGAGGGAGTATGCCAAACTCATTCTGTCCCGCAATACAGAACAACTTGCCGACCGGATTCGCATGGATTTTGAACAGCATCGCGATGGGCTTACACCTGGGGAGTTACAGAATACCGCACTGGAAGTTGTGATTCGCTTCAAAATGGAACTGGAGAGCATCAAACACTCGGATGAGTCTGCCATATACCAACAAGGGCTTCAACTTGTACTGGACAGTGGCACTTTTGATGAACTCGTGCGGGCGCTTCAGCAGGTTGGGTCGCAGACGATCCAATCCCTATTGCAGGATCTGAAAAATCCGATTGTGAACCAGGTGCTTCAGCATATCGACAAACACTACGCAGAAGAGCTTTCCCTGAAGCTGCTGGGTGCCCACTATCATCTGCATCCGGTGTATTTGGGACAATTGTTTCATAAAGAGACAGGGGAGACGTTTGCCGAATATATCAACAAATACCGGATTGAACGTGCGAAGGAGCAACTGCGCAATTCCAATCTGAAGGTACATGAGATCGCCAGAAATGTGGGGTATTGGGAGACGGGGTATTTCTATAAACAGTTCCGCAAATATGTGGGGATTTCACCGACTGATTTCAAGGTGTTTGGTTAATTCGGTGACGGGTAGATCCAACTATGCGGACAGAGTGCCAAGAGACATATCGGGAACAGGAA
The nucleotide sequence above comes from Paenibacillus sp. W2I17. Encoded proteins:
- a CDS encoding response regulator transcription factor codes for the protein MYKVFIVDDEPFIIEGLYDIVDWSSFGMEIVSHAGNGQAALQALSTQPVDILITDISMPLMNGLDLIREARRVQPEIKVIILSGFNEFEYLKEGMQLGIENYLLKPINVEELESTLSNTASKLDHTVSPQADDAYGIQILKDNILHRWLTGQIAATEFEERAQFMNLSLDAPDVAVAILRDKGQVPGMFERVEEMLRDRRHLNVFHDIDGDIVIIANIQGTSDEEQKLMDGLQALSDEITVTHPAARIGAGRLMKGLYHAPTSYAEAKKALQYVMIYPDLKVIDHAMLERCGSSTATFFIDWREYAKLILSRNTEQLADRIRMDFEQHRDGLTPGELQNTALEVVIRFKMELESIKHSDESAIYQQGLQLVLDSGTFDELVRALQQVGSQTIQSLLQDLKNPIVNQVLQHIDKHYAEELSLKLLGAHYHLHPVYLGQLFHKETGETFAEYINKYRIERAKEQLRNSNLKVHEIARNVGYWETGYFYKQFRKYVGISPTDFKVFG